A genomic stretch from Trichomycterus rosablanca isolate fTriRos1 unplaced genomic scaffold, fTriRos1.hap1 scaffold_176, whole genome shotgun sequence includes:
- the LOC134305979 gene encoding gastrula zinc finger protein XlCGF49.1-like codes for MTRSHDDVSQVLVRSGEPGCEDLTVTGGSGGSVSMNNDLCSVCGKSFSCRRSLRVHQHIHTGEKPFQCSQCGKSFFHQSALRTHQRIHTIEKPYQCSDCGKSFNQLSNLKTHQRIHTGEKPYSCSQCGKSFNQQNDLKTHQRIHTGEKPYSCSHCRKGFNQSNDLKKHQRIHTGEKPYGCPQCGKSFNQRNDLKKHLRIHTGEKPYQCSQCGKSFTQQSNLKIHQRIHTGGTVDHP; via the exons ATGACGAGGAGCCATGATGACGTATCTCAGGTGCTGGTGAGATCAGGAGAACCTGGATGTGAGGATCTGACGGTCACTGGTGGCTCCGGTGGTTCAGTCAGCATGAACAATGATCTCTGCTCCGTCTGTGGGAAGAGTTTCAGCTGTCGACGGTCTCTCAgagtacaccagcacattcacactggagagaaaccgttccagtgctcacagtgtgggaagagcttttttCACCAGAGTGCTCTGAGgactcaccagcgcattcacaccatagagaaaccgtatcagtgctccgACTGTGGCAAGA GTTTTAATCAGCTGAGCAATTTGAAaacgcaccagcgcattcacacgggagagaaaccatacagctgctcacagtgtgggaagagtttcaatCAACAGAAcgatctcaaaacacaccagcgcattcacactggagaaaaaccctaCAGCTGCTCGCACTGCAGGAAAGGTTTTAATCAAAGCAatgatctcaaaaaacaccagcgcattcacacaggagaaaaaCCATATGGCTGtccacagtgtgggaagagttttaatcagcggaatgatctgaaaaaacacttgcgcattcacactggagagaaaccgtatcagtgctctcagtgtgggaagagttttactcaacaaAGTAATCTCAagatccaccagcgcattcacactggagggACTGTGGACCATCCTTGA